A window of Cryptomeria japonica chromosome 3, Sugi_1.0, whole genome shotgun sequence contains these coding sequences:
- the LOC131874399 gene encoding WUSCHEL-related homeobox 8-like, whose product MDQGKSMVESTSNVHLPKRWKPNLEQRRILESIFATGTKNTRRERIAQITAVLQQYGRVEQRNVFYWFQNANNRNKLCISKRTPIYGTTKSSLFGPKKANEIFLKEEEESGRFQRNSPTDVSELATLQLFPLYPDKGGSS is encoded by the exons ATGGATCAAGGCAAGTCTATGG TGGAGAGCACAAGCAATGTACACCTGCCCAAAAGATGGAAGCCAAATTTAGAACAAAGGCGGATATTAGAGTCCATATTTGCTACTGGAACCAAAAACACAAGAAGGGAACGGATAGCTCAGATTACTGCTGTGCTACAACAATATGGCAGAGTGGAACAAAGAAATGTTTTCTATTGGTTTCAAAATGCAAATAATCGAAACAAGCTTTGTA TTTCCAAACGTACTCCAATCTATGGTACTACTAAATCATCTCTATTCGGACCAAAGAAAGCTAACGAAATATTTTTAAAG GAAGAAGAAGAGAGTGGACGGTTTCAGAGGAATTCACCAACAGATGTTTCCGAATTAGCAACTTTGCAATTATTTCCTTTATATCCTGATAAAGGAGGAAGTTCTTAA